From the Bradyrhizobium ontarionense genome, the window CGACGGTGCCGCCGGACGCATCGTGCGAGCCCTCACGTCCGCCGCCGACCAGGTCCCAGGTATTCTTGCTCCAGCCGCCGCCACCGTTCACACCGATGTAGAAGCCGCTCCAGTCATAGATCGCAGCCATCACCGGCGGCGGCGCCTTCGTGTAGGGACGCGCGGCAAGGTCCGCGGCCAGCGCCGGCGAGGCCAGCACCACGAGCGCCGTCGTCATCAACAGAAGTTTCTTCATCACAGGTCCAGTCTCGTCTCAATTGGCCCCCAGGCCAGCCGCATGTCTTACTGATCTGTGCCACAATTGCTGTAGCGGAGAGGTCACAGATCGCTTCTGAAACAGCGCGAGACATGACTGGAAATTAATCTGCAATCACAGTGTGTTGATGGAACTTTTCGATATGAAATCAGGGACTGACCGACTACACACACGATCAGGCTTTCGCGTCATCGCTTCGCCGTATCGCGCGCGAGTTCTGGTCATCAAGGGATGAAGGGGAGAGATTGCTGATGCGTGACGTGTTCTTTGCGGCCCTGGCTGCAGCCGGCCTCGTGGTCGCAGTCCATGCCCCGGCGCAGGCCGTCGGCATCAGGCATGCGTTCTGCCTGCAGGGCGACCAGTTTCCGGGCTTGAGCAACTGCACCTTCGACACTTATGCGCAGTGCCAGGCCACGGCGTCGGGACGCCTGCTGTATTGCGTCGCGAATCCCTACTTCGCCGGCGTCAGCAATGACCCACGGGCGACGCCCTATCCCTATCCTCACAGACAGCGGATCAAGCCACGGCCGCCCGCGCCGAATCCGTTCGCTCCGCTGCCCAACCCGTTCGTGTTCGAAGAGGATTGAGCCCGGAGGCGCCCCAAATGCGCGCCTCCTCCGCCGCGTGTTTCATGTG encodes:
- a CDS encoding DUF3551 domain-containing protein; this translates as MRDVFFAALAAAGLVVAVHAPAQAVGIRHAFCLQGDQFPGLSNCTFDTYAQCQATASGRLLYCVANPYFAGVSNDPRATPYPYPHRQRIKPRPPAPNPFAPLPNPFVFEED